The following is a genomic window from Bacteroidales bacterium.
TTTGCAGTGGGAGATCATGGAAGAGATTGCCAGCTACATGCTGGAGAACTTTCCGTATTATCCGCTGGATGAACAGGACGTGGAGCGCATCCTGAAGGTTCTTCAGCAGGATAAAAAAAATGCCGGCGACGCCATAAATTTTACCCTTCTTCCTTCTTTGGGTCACGCTTTAATTGACCAGTACTGCACACCGGAGGATATCCTGAGTTGCCTGCAGTTCTACCGGGAACTCGACTGACCGGATCCTTATCCCCGCTGAGTTACTCTCCGCTGAAAGCGTATGAATCCGGCCATTGTATCCTTAAATATCGTTACTTTTGCCCGGTGGAGTTAAGCAGGCAATTATGAACCAAGAAGTGGATCTGTTCATCCCCTGTTTCATTGACCAGATCTTCCCTGAAACCGCAATAAACATGGTCAGGGTGCTCAGAAAATGCGGTGTAGGGGTGCGATACAATGATCAGCAGACTTGCTGCGGTCAGATGGCTTTCAATGCAGGTCACTGGGATGAGGCAAAAGCCATGGGGGAGAAGTTCATCAGGGATTTCAGCCATTCAGGGTGGGTCGTTGGCCCATCCGCTTCCTGTGTGGGCTATGTCCGCAATTATTACCGCACGCTGTTTCATAACAGCGCCTATCACATTGAGTACAAACAGCTGGTCGGCAAGATCTATGAATTCACTGATTTTCTGGTGAATGTGGCCCATTGTACGGATTTTGGCGCCCGCTTCGACGCCGTGGTCACCTACCATGATTCCTGTGCCGCACTGCGCGAATATGGCATCCGGGAGGAGCCGCGGATCCTCCTGTCCCGTGTGAAAGGCCTTGAACTTCGTGAAATGAAAAATACGGATGAGTGCTGCGGGTTCGGGGGAATGTTCTCCGTGAAATTTGAACCAATCGCCGTTGCGATGGCTGAGCAGAAGGTGCATCACGCACTGGATACGGGAGCTTCATACATTGTCTCGACCGACGCATCCTGCCTGATGCATCAATGGGGGTACATTCAAAAACACCAGTTGCCCATCAAGGTCATTCACATTGCGGATGTGCTGGCCTCCGGCTGGTAGTGCTTTCAGTTGTATCGCTTGCCGAAAGATACACTCAGGAACAAAGTCAGGAAATAATATTCCTTACCGTTGTAGGCCATCACCGGGATGGGATTCGGAAAAACATCGATCATGGCTCCCAGCTCCAGATTTTTGATCGTGGTATTATAGGTGCCAAAGTCAAAAGAGAATCCTGCCTTTACATAAAGACCGGGATAAAATTTCATCTCGTTGAACCCCTTCATAAAGGAAGCCCTGCCGTAGATGTTATCCGTGAAATGCTCATCCGGGTCGTACTTTTCAGTGGTAAGTCTATATTCGTAATAATACGATGAGATGGAGACCAGGTTGATGATGTTCAGGTAAACCGGTTTGGCCATTCCGATGGATGCGCCTCCGATGTAGAAGTACCTTAATTCAACTCCGCCCCAGTAGGGCTTGGTGGCGATCAAACGCTGGAACCCGTAACCTCCGCGCAGGATGAAAACGCTGTTCAGCTTGCCATAAGCATAGCTTTTGGCATTGGTAAAATAAGGATTGATAACACGGATTTCCTTGGGCGACCGCACATCCACCAGACTGAAATCCAGCAGGCGTTTCTTGACGTAATTGACGTTTTTCCCTTTCTGAAACTCAATGCCAAATCCCTGGGAGTGAAGGATGATCCCCCCTGAGGTTTCTTTGGTCAAAAGAACACTGTCGCTGAACTCAAGAAAACCCTCCCCGTCATCCCTGAAGATATCCTGCTGCGCAGCCAGTTGGGCGGAACAGATGGCTATCAATACCACGATCACTCCTGTACGAAAAAACGAAATCATAAAAGTGGATGAAAGACTCTCAAATATACGCTTTTTTTTTTGAGAATGGGGAAAAAAAACGGGAAATATCCGATCAGATCCGGAAGAAACGAACGAATCAATACTTCTGTTCAATTTGAAATTTTTGTGTTTCTCCATATGCCGGACATTTTTCCCTTGTCTTGCACGAAGAAATGACCATGATCACCAGGATCGAGGCAATGATCAGCACCGCTGCTTTTTTCATTCGAATACCCATCATGATTACGTTGTTAAAGGAACAGCAAAATTAGCCAAACTAAACTACATAACAAATTTTTTCAAAACTTATTGTTTACGTACTATCTTTCATTGCCCACTCCCCACGTTGGTTGTGACCAACCGGTAATTTTTGTATCTTTCCAGCTGATTTAAAATGAGACGTCAATGCACGAAGCCCTTTATTATGAAAAACAGGAGGATGGTGTTGTGTGCACCCTCTGTCCGCATTTCTGCCGGATCAGGCCGGGAAAGGAAGGTATTTGCCGTAGCCGTTACCATCAGGACAATATCCTGGTGACAGCCAATTACGGGAAAGTTTCGGCCCTGCATTTTGATCCCATCGAAAAAAAACCGCTGTATCATTTTCATCCCGGCAGGGTCATCTTCAGCATCGGAAGCACAGGATGCAACCTGCAGTGTTCGTTTTGCCAGAATGCGGAGATCTCTCAGACCTCCCCTTCGGATTTCTTCCATTTACACGAATATACCCCGCAACAGTTGATCGACCTGGCCCTTCAGAAAAGCGGCAATGTGGGCATTGCCTTCACGTATAACGAACCGGCGGTGTGGTACGAGTATATGCTTGACATTGCCGTGCTGTCGGCGGAAGCCGGGTTGAAGAATGTGATGGTGACCAACGGATACATCAATCCTGCGCCACTGGATCAGCTCCTGCCTTTGATGAATGCGTTCAGTGTGGACCTGAAAGCTTTCACGGAAGAGTTTTACCACAAGGTCACCAAAGCAAAGCTTGAGCCCGTGAAAGATACCCTCCAGCGTATCCGGCAGGCCGGTAAGCACCTGGAGATCACCAACCTGGTCATTCCTACCCAAAATGACGACGAATCGGTTTTTGATGCCATGTGCCGGTGGATCGCTGATGAACTTGGGCCTGATACGGTTTTGCATCTGAGCCGTTATTTCCCTGCGTATAAAATGACCATTCCCGGCACACCTGCCCAAACATTGATCCATCTGCGTCAACTAGCCCGGAAATACCTGGATTATGTTTTCATCGGAAACATATCCTTGCCCGAAGGAAACGACACGGTGTGCAACAGGTGCGGCCAGACAGTCATCACCAGAACGGGATACCTGATCTCGGCCCCGGGGCTGGATGCATCCGGAAAATGCGTGAAATGCGGCAATCCCATCGCTGTCGTATGATTTCATTCAACCTTGGACCACTGCAAATGGCGAAGCACAGGAAAAATTCTTTCATCATCTCCATTGCCCTTCTGCTGGTACAGTGTGC
Proteins encoded in this region:
- a CDS encoding (Fe-S)-binding protein, producing MNQEVDLFIPCFIDQIFPETAINMVRVLRKCGVGVRYNDQQTCCGQMAFNAGHWDEAKAMGEKFIRDFSHSGWVVGPSASCVGYVRNYYRTLFHNSAYHIEYKQLVGKIYEFTDFLVNVAHCTDFGARFDAVVTYHDSCAALREYGIREEPRILLSRVKGLELREMKNTDECCGFGGMFSVKFEPIAVAMAEQKVHHALDTGASYIVSTDASCLMHQWGYIQKHQLPIKVIHIADVLASGW
- the amrS gene encoding AmmeMemoRadiSam system radical SAM enzyme codes for the protein MHEALYYEKQEDGVVCTLCPHFCRIRPGKEGICRSRYHQDNILVTANYGKVSALHFDPIEKKPLYHFHPGRVIFSIGSTGCNLQCSFCQNAEISQTSPSDFFHLHEYTPQQLIDLALQKSGNVGIAFTYNEPAVWYEYMLDIAVLSAEAGLKNVMVTNGYINPAPLDQLLPLMNAFSVDLKAFTEEFYHKVTKAKLEPVKDTLQRIRQAGKHLEITNLVIPTQNDDESVFDAMCRWIADELGPDTVLHLSRYFPAYKMTIPGTPAQTLIHLRQLARKYLDYVFIGNISLPEGNDTVCNRCGQTVITRTGYLISAPGLDASGKCVKCGNPIAVV